A portion of the Sphaerochaeta pleomorpha str. Grapes genome contains these proteins:
- the xdhC gene encoding xanthine dehydrogenase subunit XdhC, whose amino-acid sequence MARKLVTCTINGKKREHSVDIRSSLSDMLRGEEGLDSVKHGCDVGECGACTVLIDGQPFNSCIYLAIWAEGKTILTLEGLSDTKGTISDIQQAFIDEGAVQCGFCTPGFIMSSLPIIDSDEAISRDEIRKQISGNLCRCTGYENIVNAIEKTQKKRIEEKKASKEQE is encoded by the coding sequence ATGGCTAGGAAATTGGTTACATGCACTATCAATGGTAAAAAAAGAGAACATTCTGTAGACATCCGTTCCTCCCTTTCGGATATGCTTCGTGGCGAGGAAGGGCTTGACAGCGTAAAACATGGTTGTGACGTTGGCGAATGCGGTGCATGCACCGTACTCATTGACGGACAGCCGTTCAATTCATGCATATATCTCGCTATTTGGGCTGAAGGAAAAACCATATTGACCTTGGAGGGTCTCAGCGATACCAAAGGTACCATCTCTGATATTCAGCAGGCTTTCATAGATGAGGGGGCCGTACAATGTGGGTTCTGTACCCCTGGGTTCATTATGTCGTCGTTGCCGATCATAGATAGTGACGAGGCTATAAGCAGAGACGAGATCCGCAAGCAGATTTCCGGCAATCTCTGCAGGTGCACTGGTTACGAGAACATCGTCAATGCCATCGAGAAAACCCAGAAGAAACGAATAGAAGAGAAAAAAGCTTCCAAAGAACAAGAGTAG
- a CDS encoding GntR family transcriptional regulator produces MALKFQAVFTRLQMKIIGGEWGDGSQIPTEMELCTQYGVSRVTIRRALKGLVSNGYIARTRGKGSFVLSQRELIGASEVKSHPDFPQVANAYQYKILLSEKIAASPTDNKLIGLLSGSTWPMLWHFKVLGAKNGIPAVLSDYYVCERFKDVYPLGQPCLSISFFESMYQVYGQKCHFRRGAVAAVVSNEEICEVLQTKPGSANLWCRGICVLEDGTVIGRCTNIFNGSLYEFAVENDIEAAF; encoded by the coding sequence ATGGCTTTAAAATTTCAGGCAGTTTTCACGCGTCTTCAAATGAAGATTATTGGCGGGGAATGGGGCGATGGCTCACAAATACCAACCGAAATGGAATTATGCACGCAGTACGGGGTCTCCAGGGTCACGATACGCAGGGCCCTCAAGGGTTTGGTATCCAATGGATATATAGCAAGGACAAGGGGAAAAGGGTCTTTTGTGCTTTCCCAACGCGAGCTCATAGGAGCCTCTGAGGTAAAATCACATCCAGATTTTCCCCAGGTTGCCAATGCATATCAATATAAGATTTTGCTGAGTGAAAAAATTGCGGCATCCCCAACTGACAATAAACTGATAGGCCTGCTATCAGGCTCAACTTGGCCTATGCTCTGGCATTTCAAGGTCCTTGGGGCGAAAAACGGAATTCCCGCAGTACTCAGTGATTATTATGTTTGCGAACGGTTCAAAGATGTGTATCCCTTGGGACAACCTTGCTTGTCAATCTCTTTTTTTGAATCGATGTACCAAGTATATGGTCAGAAGTGCCATTTCAGGAGAGGAGCTGTAGCAGCGGTTGTTTCGAACGAAGAGATTTGCGAGGTTTTGCAGACTAAACCCGGTTCTGCAAATCTCTGGTGTCGTGGGATCTGTGTCCTTGAGGATGGTACGGTTATCGGAAGGTGTACGAATATTTTTAACGGTTCCCTCTACGAATTTGCAGTGGAAAATGACATAGAAGCGGCTTTCTAG
- a CDS encoding Na+/H+ antiporter NhaC family protein: MVSFGIWGLIPPVLTITLAFITKDVMVSLFLGILSGTLIVAGGNPIIAILNLTDMLAGSLNDGWNIRIFLFCALLGGLVGMLSKTGSARAFGRWAADKLNSPKTSLLMAWFCGLVIFIDDYFNSLAVGTVMRPITDKNNVPRAQLAYILDSTAAPVCILVPISSWVITVMSIVKGSEGFSSLGISEFEFFMRSVPFNIYAILTLIMVLTLILTGRNFGPMAKSIKYAKETGKLYNEDYGPAPGEIEVEGEQNSSKARPMDMLFPILVLIASAVILFPMTTYLGAIDGESITSLGAAMGSMSLGDAFNNTDASMALFYAVIFTLLITYIYYTVRKLFTIKSASDAIGDGIKSMVPALIILTMAWTIGSVIKSSPEDGGLGLAAYLSEVVVGGGFPIALIPVIAFALSALISFSTGTSWGTFAIMIPIVMPIVVGLAQAKGLMDGAMLNSVLISISAVLGGSVFGDHASPISDTTILSSTGAGCPHLEHVATQMPYAITCAVCAFIGFLIGGIFLNLFVAWLAALGAFVLALVFLPRIYKA; the protein is encoded by the coding sequence ATGGTAAGTTTTGGAATTTGGGGTCTTATTCCACCAGTTTTGACCATTACGCTGGCTTTTATAACAAAAGACGTGATGGTTTCGTTGTTTCTCGGCATTCTTTCCGGTACTTTGATTGTTGCCGGTGGCAATCCGATTATTGCAATCCTCAACCTGACCGATATGCTCGCAGGCTCACTCAACGACGGATGGAATATCCGAATCTTCTTGTTCTGTGCCTTGCTTGGTGGCTTGGTGGGAATGTTGAGCAAGACCGGTTCTGCAAGGGCCTTCGGAAGATGGGCTGCAGACAAGCTCAATAGCCCAAAGACCAGCCTTCTGATGGCTTGGTTCTGTGGCCTTGTGATTTTTATCGATGACTATTTCAACAGCCTTGCGGTAGGGACGGTCATGCGCCCTATTACCGACAAAAACAATGTACCCCGTGCACAGCTTGCCTATATCCTCGATTCTACGGCAGCTCCTGTGTGTATCTTGGTTCCAATTTCCAGTTGGGTCATTACTGTCATGTCGATCGTTAAGGGTTCCGAAGGATTTTCTTCATTGGGGATCAGCGAATTCGAATTTTTCATGCGGTCGGTTCCTTTTAACATTTATGCAATTCTGACGTTGATCATGGTCCTTACCCTCATTTTGACTGGCCGAAACTTCGGTCCAATGGCAAAGAGTATCAAATATGCCAAGGAAACCGGAAAGCTTTACAACGAAGACTACGGTCCTGCCCCCGGTGAGATTGAAGTGGAAGGGGAGCAGAATTCTTCGAAAGCCCGTCCGATGGACATGCTTTTCCCGATTCTCGTTCTTATTGCCTCTGCGGTCATTCTCTTCCCTATGACTACTTACCTTGGTGCTATAGACGGTGAATCGATCACCTCCCTTGGGGCTGCAATGGGTTCCATGAGCCTGGGTGATGCATTCAACAACACCGATGCCTCGATGGCACTGTTCTATGCAGTAATCTTTACACTGCTGATTACCTATATCTACTATACCGTACGCAAACTCTTTACGATCAAGAGCGCAAGCGATGCCATCGGCGACGGAATCAAATCAATGGTTCCTGCTCTCATCATCCTGACCATGGCCTGGACTATCGGTTCAGTTATCAAGAGCAGTCCGGAAGACGGTGGGCTTGGCTTGGCTGCCTACCTTTCTGAAGTGGTTGTTGGCGGTGGGTTCCCCATTGCCCTGATTCCTGTCATTGCCTTTGCACTCTCTGCCTTGATCTCTTTCTCCACCGGTACTTCCTGGGGGACTTTTGCCATCATGATTCCGATTGTAATGCCAATCGTAGTTGGCCTTGCCCAGGCTAAGGGCTTGATGGATGGAGCAATGCTCAACAGTGTGCTTATCAGTATCAGCGCAGTGCTTGGCGGGTCTGTCTTTGGAGATCATGCTTCCCCGATAAGCGATACTACCATTCTCTCCTCTACAGGTGCCGGGTGTCCTCACCTCGAACATGTTGCAACACAGATGCCCTATGCAATTACCTGTGCCGTATGTGCCTTTATTGGGTTCCTTATCGGTGGTATTTTCCTGAATCTGTTTGTTGCCTGGCTGGCAGCCCTAGGTGCCTTTGTCCTTGCCTTGGTGTTCCTGCCAAGAATCTACAAGGCCTAG
- a CDS encoding encapsulin-associated ferritin-like protein yields the protein MAYVEPYDALDEKTKDISRAITSLKEEIEAVDWYNQRVNTCKDQELKEVMAHNRDEEIEHATMHLEWLRRNMEGWDKNLKTFLFRSGSLLEAETDQKADTSLSPSLGIGTLKSEQA from the coding sequence ATGGCTTACGTTGAACCGTATGATGCCTTGGATGAAAAAACCAAGGATATTTCCAGGGCCATTACCAGTCTCAAAGAAGAAATCGAGGCTGTGGATTGGTACAACCAACGGGTAAACACCTGCAAGGACCAAGAGCTGAAAGAGGTTATGGCCCATAACAGGGATGAAGAAATCGAACATGCCACTATGCATCTGGAATGGCTCAGGCGCAACATGGAAGGCTGGGACAAAAACCTAAAAACCTTTTTGTTCCGTTCAGGTTCCCTGCTGGAGGCAGAGACCGACCAAAAAGCAGATACATCGCTTTCACCTTCTTTGGGTATCGGGACGTTGAAATCAGAACAGGCATAA
- a CDS encoding phosphatase PAP2 family protein, with the protein MQETILLFFQNIANPFLDSFANICSALGEQTFVIAFIVAILWCFDKKKGFVICSSMLFSVTSMGILKAIVRAPRPFTVLPSIAGKRLATATGYSFPSGHTTTAASFYSALAVAYKKRTLSIISAIMIILVGTSRLYLGVHWPIDVFGGLVLGVSISLLASSKLSKLYEDKKKRYRFSLTLGSIVLVAGSILAILLQAGLVDEVAFSDLMKTLVLSGGGYLGFALEAKKVNYSTEGTAGRKIIRFLAGLAGVLAIMALKLIIPSSLYFLGSMLRYALIGFWATGLYPLIGKSLF; encoded by the coding sequence ATGCAAGAAACCATCCTGCTTTTTTTCCAGAACATTGCGAATCCCTTCCTGGATTCCTTCGCGAATATCTGTTCCGCCCTCGGTGAACAAACCTTTGTAATTGCTTTTATTGTGGCAATACTCTGGTGCTTTGACAAGAAAAAGGGATTTGTCATCTGCTCATCGATGCTCTTCAGCGTAACTTCGATGGGAATCCTGAAAGCAATCGTACGGGCTCCGAGACCTTTTACCGTCCTCCCTTCCATCGCAGGCAAACGCCTGGCAACGGCTACCGGCTACTCATTCCCTTCAGGGCATACGACAACGGCTGCCTCATTTTATTCAGCCCTTGCCGTAGCCTATAAAAAACGCACTCTCAGCATTATCAGTGCCATTATGATCATATTGGTAGGAACCAGTAGACTCTATCTTGGTGTTCACTGGCCTATAGACGTGTTCGGGGGATTGGTTCTTGGCGTTTCCATCAGCCTACTTGCCTCATCAAAACTCAGCAAGCTCTATGAGGACAAAAAAAAGAGATACAGGTTCTCTCTCACCCTTGGCTCCATAGTGCTTGTAGCAGGCTCTATCCTAGCAATCCTGCTGCAAGCGGGACTGGTTGACGAGGTAGCTTTTTCTGATCTCATGAAAACCCTGGTTCTATCAGGAGGTGGATACCTTGGCTTTGCCTTGGAAGCCAAGAAAGTGAATTACAGCACCGAGGGGACGGCAGGAAGGAAAATCATCAGATTCCTTGCCGGTCTTGCAGGGGTCCTTGCCATTATGGCACTGAAACTGATAATACCCTCTTCCCTCTACTTTTTAGGATCGATGCTGCGGTATGCCTTGATCGGGTTCTGGGCAACAGGGCTCTACCCTCTTATAGGAAAAAGTCTTTTCTGA
- the manA gene encoding mannose-6-phosphate isomerase, class I, whose product MKYIQIKPQVKEYDWGNVSFIPNLLGISEDGNPKAELWMGTHESGEATVVGTGEKLSQFLANDSLNWFGQEHLDYFGPVLPLLLKVLAIDRPLSIQCHPSASQAKEGWIREEPIHSRLPKDQWNYKDPNRKAEVIYALTPVTAMCAFRPLSQIVAAFTMLLPESYGRYFSDIDELSPDPDKEIGKIFEKLYTLDKEDLQDCIAEYITSLKKMEELPFASGDGRFLESKGIALSCYGAFPEDPGLFSPFLLNVKHLHPGEALFLEPRTLHAYVLGNGIELMSASDNVLRGGLTHKKVDVKELMKVLDIKSKQADCAPQLKGKSGRIHILTPTEEFLLKVCKTGTYDIHNRKSIELLFCTEGQVSFTCEEGSATIKKGECYVVAASLADYHLEVEGTLFIAEVPR is encoded by the coding sequence ATGAAATATATCCAAATCAAACCCCAAGTCAAGGAATACGATTGGGGAAATGTCTCGTTTATCCCTAATTTACTCGGTATCAGCGAAGACGGAAATCCTAAGGCTGAGCTTTGGATGGGTACCCATGAAAGCGGTGAGGCTACCGTAGTGGGCACCGGTGAAAAACTTTCACAATTCCTTGCCAATGATAGTTTGAACTGGTTTGGACAGGAACACTTGGATTATTTCGGGCCTGTGCTTCCCCTGTTGCTGAAAGTGCTTGCCATTGACAGGCCCTTGTCCATACAGTGCCATCCCTCTGCATCCCAAGCCAAGGAAGGATGGATTCGGGAAGAACCGATTCATTCCAGGCTTCCCAAGGACCAATGGAACTATAAGGACCCAAACAGGAAAGCTGAGGTAATCTATGCCTTGACCCCGGTAACGGCAATGTGTGCCTTTCGTCCTCTCAGCCAAATTGTTGCAGCTTTTACCATGCTTCTTCCAGAGAGCTATGGCCGATATTTCTCGGATATCGATGAACTTTCGCCTGATCCTGACAAAGAGATAGGTAAGATATTCGAAAAGCTCTATACCCTGGACAAGGAAGATCTGCAAGACTGCATTGCAGAGTACATCACCTCCCTGAAGAAAATGGAAGAGCTCCCCTTTGCCTCCGGAGATGGACGTTTTCTGGAGAGCAAGGGCATCGCCCTTTCCTGCTATGGGGCTTTTCCCGAGGACCCGGGACTTTTCTCCCCGTTTTTGCTGAATGTCAAACACCTTCACCCAGGTGAAGCCTTGTTCCTTGAGCCTCGGACCCTTCATGCCTATGTACTCGGTAACGGTATCGAATTGATGAGTGCCTCTGACAATGTCCTTCGAGGCGGGTTGACGCATAAGAAAGTCGATGTGAAAGAGCTGATGAAGGTTCTGGATATCAAGAGCAAACAGGCTGATTGTGCGCCCCAGCTGAAAGGGAAATCCGGTCGCATCCATATCCTTACTCCAACCGAAGAATTTCTATTGAAGGTTTGCAAGACAGGTACGTATGATATCCATAACAGGAAGAGTATCGAATTACTGTTCTGCACCGAGGGACAGGTGTCTTTTACCTGCGAAGAAGGGTCTGCAACCATAAAAAAGGGTGAATGCTACGTAGTAGCTGCTTCCCTTGCAGATTATCATCTGGAGGTCGAAGGTACTCTTTTCATTGCAGAGGTTCCCCGGTAA
- a CDS encoding AMP-dependent synthetase/ligase: protein MERTIVAMLHEAANKYAGRAYTNVKTDQGWEACSFVQADEISDQVAALLLSRGMKSEQTIGILSEGKTQWVTFELGVIKARGISVPLSIKLTPEEIAFRVNHSEAVALAVSSNTLANTAKAMPMFDHKVLFVYLDEMDDRLKAQAEESGWKEGEDFLSWGALLSLGKKALEKQNDLVKKVEASIEENDTVNICYTSGTTGNPKGIMLTHLNYWTNSHDAVELFKLPDAQMETLVVLPVDHSFAHTVGIYTALIRGITLHFVDARGSNASIIRNFPKNLLEVNPLFLMTVPSITGNFMKKMTQGIHQKGPFIEGIFNRGLEAGILRNGDGFHKASRAVRFKTWLPYTLANKLVFPKLREIFGNRMQYCVGGGALLEAKQQKFFAAIGLPVYQGYGLTEAAPIISSNSPLRYKFGTSGMVAASEKCKIMLDDTHEAKVGQRGELVIQGDNVMKGYFKNPTASAEALRDGWLWTGDLGYFDEDGFLVVTGRAKALLIAKDGEKYSPEEVEEVMVNNLDILNQLMVYNDHQMITTALVTLQDDVVKRLLEEKGCKDAESALDAIITELRSYEQFAKAIPNIWLPSRFALIAKPFSEADGLVNSTMKLVRYKTVEFYKERIDTLYAGELENREENLKVVKELYF from the coding sequence ATGGAGAGGACAATTGTTGCAATGTTGCATGAGGCGGCAAATAAATATGCCGGACGCGCTTATACCAATGTAAAAACCGATCAGGGGTGGGAAGCCTGTTCTTTTGTTCAGGCTGATGAAATTTCCGACCAAGTCGCAGCTTTGCTTCTTTCCCGCGGAATGAAGAGCGAGCAGACTATCGGTATCCTTAGTGAAGGGAAAACCCAATGGGTAACCTTCGAGCTGGGTGTAATCAAAGCCAGGGGTATCAGTGTTCCCCTTTCCATAAAGTTAACTCCCGAGGAAATTGCCTTTAGGGTAAACCACAGCGAAGCTGTAGCGCTTGCCGTGAGTAGCAATACCCTCGCAAATACGGCCAAGGCAATGCCCATGTTTGACCATAAGGTGCTTTTTGTGTATTTAGATGAGATGGACGATCGCCTAAAAGCCCAAGCTGAGGAATCAGGGTGGAAAGAAGGCGAGGATTTCTTATCCTGGGGTGCTTTGCTTTCGTTGGGTAAGAAAGCCCTTGAAAAGCAGAACGATCTGGTCAAGAAAGTAGAAGCCAGCATAGAGGAAAACGATACAGTAAATATTTGCTATACCAGTGGGACCACCGGCAACCCGAAGGGCATCATGCTCACCCACCTGAACTATTGGACCAACAGCCACGACGCCGTTGAGCTGTTCAAATTGCCTGACGCCCAGATGGAAACGCTGGTAGTATTACCGGTAGACCATTCCTTTGCCCATACGGTAGGTATCTACACGGCTTTGATCCGCGGAATTACCTTGCATTTTGTTGATGCCCGGGGCTCGAATGCTTCCATTATCCGAAACTTCCCCAAAAACCTTTTGGAGGTGAACCCTCTCTTTTTGATGACGGTTCCTTCCATTACCGGTAATTTTATGAAAAAAATGACCCAGGGGATTCACCAGAAAGGCCCGTTCATCGAAGGGATTTTCAATCGTGGCCTGGAAGCAGGGATCCTGCGCAATGGCGATGGATTTCATAAGGCGAGCAGGGCTGTCCGATTCAAGACCTGGCTTCCCTATACGTTGGCCAATAAGCTGGTGTTCCCGAAGCTGAGGGAAATTTTTGGAAACAGGATGCAGTATTGTGTTGGCGGCGGGGCCTTACTTGAAGCCAAGCAACAGAAATTCTTTGCTGCCATCGGCCTGCCTGTCTATCAAGGCTATGGCCTTACTGAGGCAGCCCCGATTATCAGCAGCAACAGTCCCCTGAGGTACAAGTTCGGTACCAGCGGCATGGTCGCAGCCTCCGAAAAATGTAAAATCATGCTTGATGATACCCATGAAGCAAAAGTAGGGCAACGTGGCGAGTTGGTCATTCAAGGCGACAATGTCATGAAAGGGTATTTCAAGAACCCGACAGCATCGGCTGAGGCCCTCCGTGATGGCTGGCTCTGGACCGGGGATCTCGGGTATTTCGACGAAGATGGTTTTCTCGTCGTTACCGGAAGGGCAAAGGCTTTGCTCATTGCCAAGGACGGAGAGAAGTACAGCCCAGAGGAAGTCGAGGAAGTCATGGTAAATAACCTTGACATTCTCAACCAGTTAATGGTGTACAACGACCACCAGATGATTACCACAGCCCTTGTCACCTTGCAGGATGATGTGGTCAAGCGTTTGCTTGAGGAGAAAGGCTGTAAGGATGCGGAATCTGCCTTGGATGCCATCATTACCGAACTTAGGTCCTATGAGCAATTTGCCAAAGCCATTCCGAATATCTGGTTGCCCTCACGTTTTGCCCTTATCGCAAAACCGTTCAGCGAAGCCGACGGGCTTGTCAACTCGACGATGAAGTTGGTCAGGTACAAGACCGTTGAATTCTACAAAGAGAGAATCGATACCCTGTATGCAGGTGAGCTTGAAAACAGGGAAGAGAACCTGAAGGTCGTGAAAGAGCTCTATTTCTAA
- a CDS encoding serine dehydratase subunit alpha family protein, with product MDKFYALLKKEMRPAMGCTEPAASALAGAKATELLGMIPSSVEVSTSRDMVKNAMGVGLPNCELKGIQAAVALGACGGSVEKGLSILSKIEETQLALAKDLSVKLTIQENIPALYISVTAHKDAHLAVAVISGEHDRFSHLEIDGTVLLDLPVDNCTTPLEGLDENIIKSASLSDIVTYAASAEAEVLVLMLEAKETNMAIALHAIQNQYGLSVGKIAGEDLHADPKSLAEAFSLASSLAAAASDARMAGCPLPVIINSGSGNQGITLTVPLAVVARYLHSSDEKLAKALVVSELVGLSLTARKDRLSALCGAFTAAIGCACGLVYLLDGDIAVMDRAINTMIGNLTGIICDGAKMTCALKIYSCVEAACLACKLAFRGFSPGSESGIVGKDSLESMGFLSRLSHEGMAETDKTILSIMLGKQK from the coding sequence ATGGACAAATTTTATGCATTGCTTAAGAAAGAAATGAGACCGGCGATGGGCTGTACTGAGCCGGCGGCCTCCGCGCTTGCCGGAGCGAAGGCGACGGAATTGCTTGGCATGATTCCCTCTTCAGTGGAAGTCTCGACCTCCCGTGACATGGTTAAGAATGCCATGGGAGTCGGCTTGCCAAACTGTGAACTGAAGGGCATCCAGGCAGCTGTGGCCCTTGGCGCTTGCGGAGGGTCAGTCGAAAAGGGCCTGAGCATTCTCAGTAAGATTGAAGAAACCCAGCTTGCCTTGGCAAAAGATCTGTCGGTAAAGCTTACGATACAGGAAAATATTCCCGCACTGTATATCAGTGTTACCGCTCATAAGGATGCCCATTTGGCAGTTGCCGTTATCAGTGGTGAACATGACCGGTTCAGCCATCTGGAAATAGACGGAACGGTATTGCTGGACCTTCCGGTTGACAACTGTACCACCCCTCTTGAGGGTCTTGATGAAAATATCATAAAATCGGCATCGCTGAGTGACATCGTTACCTATGCAGCTAGTGCAGAAGCAGAGGTCCTGGTGTTGATGCTCGAGGCAAAAGAAACCAATATGGCTATTGCTTTGCATGCAATCCAGAACCAATACGGGCTCTCGGTTGGTAAAATTGCCGGTGAGGATCTGCATGCCGATCCTAAAAGCCTTGCTGAGGCATTTAGCCTTGCATCCTCCCTTGCCGCAGCTGCAAGCGATGCCCGGATGGCAGGCTGTCCTCTTCCTGTAATAATCAACAGTGGAAGCGGGAACCAAGGGATTACCCTTACTGTCCCTCTGGCTGTAGTTGCCCGGTATCTGCATTCCAGTGACGAAAAACTGGCCAAGGCCTTGGTTGTCAGTGAACTGGTCGGTCTCTCCCTGACTGCACGAAAAGATCGTCTCAGCGCACTTTGTGGAGCCTTTACGGCTGCAATCGGCTGTGCCTGCGGCCTTGTCTATCTGCTTGATGGAGATATTGCTGTGATGGATAGGGCAATCAATACAATGATTGGAAACCTGACCGGGATTATCTGTGACGGGGCGAAGATGACCTGCGCCTTGAAAATCTATTCCTGCGTAGAGGCTGCCTGCCTTGCCTGTAAGCTGGCTTTCCGCGGATTCTCCCCCGGTAGTGAAAGTGGCATTGTTGGCAAGGATAGCCTGGAAAGCATGGGCTTCCTGTCACGGCTCAGCCATGAAGGCATGGCAGAGACGGATAAAACGATTCTCTCGATTATGCTAGGAAAACAAAAATGA
- a CDS encoding alpha/beta hydrolase family protein, which yields MKGNRLGSLLFLIAILLSFVSCTSVEKAEVLPPEIPEEVKTVPDITGWWEGSLPLPGDIQLLLQFEVVTAPDGYSSFLSIRQQAIDSLQVHTTVFDEATGSITFDIAALQATFTGLLDATASPNTIEGTFSQGGALLPLVLEKNHTVSHRLQEVVAPYPYISEDVSIPTANGFSLAGTITRPDDKAKHPCVILVTGSGLQDRNEEILGHKPFLVIADALTKAGIVVIRYDDRGFAQSGGDGKNATSLDFADDAASVLSFLKTKEYVQQDTIGVLGHSEGAIIAGILAADNPSVAFVILLSGPGLAGMDLVLQQTRALVQGQGFSEEQIEAIIATNKKLYTTALDSSVSLEARKLSLEAMLMASGYPAEKALEQVNALLSPWYLTFLALDPVTYFSRVSCPVLIVSGTKDLQVPTERNVSSLQQALASNGNMEVSVKVLDGLNHLLQPAITGQPTEYETIETTIDPSVLSLLSSWILSVTN from the coding sequence ATGAAAGGAAATCGTCTCGGTTCATTGTTGTTCTTGATTGCAATACTACTATCTTTCGTTTCCTGTACCAGTGTAGAGAAAGCAGAAGTGCTCCCCCCTGAGATTCCTGAGGAGGTGAAAACCGTGCCCGATATTACCGGTTGGTGGGAAGGTTCCCTGCCTTTGCCAGGGGATATACAACTACTACTTCAGTTTGAGGTTGTTACCGCACCTGATGGATACTCCTCGTTTCTCTCAATTCGGCAACAAGCAATTGATTCCTTGCAGGTACATACAACCGTCTTTGATGAGGCAACAGGATCAATTACCTTTGATATTGCCGCATTGCAGGCAACTTTTACCGGCCTTCTCGACGCAACTGCATCCCCAAATACAATAGAAGGAACTTTTTCCCAGGGTGGGGCATTGCTCCCTTTGGTTTTGGAAAAAAACCATACGGTTTCCCATCGTCTGCAGGAAGTTGTCGCCCCGTATCCTTATATTTCGGAAGATGTCTCGATACCGACGGCAAACGGCTTCTCCCTCGCAGGTACCATAACCCGTCCCGATGACAAGGCGAAACATCCTTGCGTCATCCTGGTAACGGGTTCAGGGCTCCAAGACAGGAACGAGGAAATTTTAGGCCATAAGCCGTTTCTTGTCATTGCCGATGCGTTGACCAAAGCCGGCATCGTGGTAATTCGTTATGATGACCGGGGATTCGCTCAGTCTGGAGGTGATGGAAAGAACGCTACCTCCCTTGATTTTGCCGACGATGCAGCATCCGTCCTTTCCTTTTTAAAAACAAAAGAATATGTGCAACAGGATACCATTGGGGTTTTGGGCCATAGTGAAGGTGCCATCATTGCAGGAATCCTTGCAGCAGACAATCCTTCGGTTGCTTTTGTAATTCTGTTGAGTGGGCCTGGACTTGCAGGAATGGACCTCGTATTGCAGCAGACCAGAGCGCTTGTGCAGGGGCAGGGGTTCAGCGAAGAACAGATTGAAGCTATTATTGCTACCAATAAGAAACTGTATACGACTGCCCTTGACTCCTCTGTAAGTCTCGAGGCTCGGAAGCTGTCTCTTGAAGCAATGCTCATGGCAAGTGGATATCCTGCTGAAAAAGCGCTAGAGCAGGTGAATGCTTTGCTTTCCCCTTGGTATCTCACCTTTCTGGCCCTTGACCCGGTAACCTATTTTTCCAGGGTTTCCTGCCCGGTCTTGATTGTATCCGGAACCAAAGACCTACAGGTCCCCACCGAGAGAAATGTCTCTTCACTGCAGCAAGCCCTTGCTTCGAATGGGAATATGGAGGTAAGCGTCAAGGTTCTCGATGGGTTGAACCATTTGCTGCAGCCTGCCATAACCGGACAGCCAACTGAGTATGAAACCATAGAGACTACAATCGATCCCTCAGTGCTTTCCTTGCTATCCTCTTGGATCCTTTCTGTTACAAACTAG
- a CDS encoding 3'-5' exonuclease: MNYVALDFETANSYEGGACAVALARFDEEGTLLDSYYSLIRPKHPYFDPGMTAVHHLDSDACLSAGEFDSVWPAMKEFIAKDILVAHNAAFDMKVLKGCLESYDIETRAMHYLCTYTIARKVWPEIPSYKLTFLCDHFGLVYQAHYALDDAIMCGKILHKECSGHLNEMLDLRRFLITKGIEPKTIENLRKDFFL; the protein is encoded by the coding sequence ATGAATTATGTAGCACTTGATTTTGAAACTGCAAACAGCTATGAGGGAGGGGCCTGTGCCGTAGCGCTGGCCCGCTTTGATGAGGAAGGAACCCTTCTTGACAGCTATTATAGCCTTATACGACCAAAACATCCCTATTTTGACCCGGGAATGACAGCTGTACATCATCTAGACAGTGACGCGTGCCTCTCTGCCGGCGAATTCGATTCGGTATGGCCTGCCATGAAAGAATTCATTGCAAAGGACATCCTTGTTGCCCACAATGCGGCCTTTGACATGAAAGTGCTCAAAGGATGTCTCGAGTCCTACGATATCGAGACTAGAGCCATGCACTATCTGTGTACGTATACGATAGCCCGCAAGGTTTGGCCCGAGATACCCAGCTATAAACTGACGTTCCTGTGCGACCATTTCGGGTTGGTCTACCAAGCACACTATGCTCTTGACGATGCCATAATGTGCGGGAAAATCCTGCATAAGGAATGCTCGGGGCACCTCAATGAAATGCTTGACCTACGCAGGTTTCTCATAACCAAGGGCATTGAGCCCAAAACCATCGAGAATCTCAGAAAAGACTTTTTCCTATAA